From a single Planctellipticum variicoloris genomic region:
- a CDS encoding J domain-containing protein: MTEHHLPDDISDWPTNPYELLGIPCDADRDVIRRAYVKLILRYKPERFPAEFQRIRKAYERVRQQTPRRLASWDLPFPSIEALFPQEPESSRNADPFVQQPSDRIDRQPEAIGQPDPLLSQRIAAAWQLAVDGQPSEAYQQFVELGRHSPEHEGIAIRRYWLVRLAPQVAPDATPLEMLLPHVRAMGLSGLFGQLFLAELVRQPEAAFGESCLEVLRDARSTLWRRSIFRIRWHAAAIDDRWIIIDQDLDELRQLSPLDSTPWLWGHLDALAVCLKIRTDAARERALAYLEVLHKHNDWSHEAIQVAVEEIDWMLQESRTLPDWCPSQSGRQTANAFQWADLTGIVTADEMDSAGLRLKLEPLLADWVRNPAGGLRDLDSLYQSFPAHAVRLNQFVGELLFEGSTVRSTLSGGNLRQAVLEDLFHERRLRRPTFQLNAADFRSGVLLFCVEERVDLEPVALTLHELMPNLPWDCEFHPLRLEGDDALRTVIRGCLALWDEPAVGMP; this comes from the coding sequence ATGACTGAACACCATCTTCCCGATGACATTTCCGATTGGCCCACGAATCCTTATGAGTTGCTCGGAATTCCCTGCGACGCCGATCGCGACGTCATTCGTCGGGCTTACGTGAAGCTCATCCTTCGATACAAGCCGGAACGGTTTCCCGCGGAGTTCCAACGGATTCGCAAGGCATATGAACGCGTCCGGCAACAGACTCCGCGGCGACTGGCGAGCTGGGATCTGCCGTTCCCTTCGATCGAAGCCCTGTTCCCGCAGGAGCCGGAGTCATCTCGGAATGCCGATCCCTTTGTGCAACAGCCGTCGGACAGAATCGACCGGCAGCCCGAAGCGATAGGACAGCCTGATCCGCTGCTTTCACAGCGGATCGCTGCCGCGTGGCAACTGGCGGTTGATGGTCAGCCGAGCGAGGCTTACCAGCAGTTCGTCGAACTCGGACGGCATTCGCCGGAGCACGAGGGAATTGCGATCCGGCGTTACTGGCTGGTCCGTCTCGCGCCGCAGGTCGCTCCGGACGCGACACCGCTGGAGATGCTTTTACCCCACGTCCGCGCGATGGGGCTGAGTGGACTCTTCGGACAGTTATTCCTGGCCGAATTGGTCCGCCAGCCGGAAGCAGCATTCGGCGAGTCGTGCTTGGAGGTCCTGCGTGACGCCCGCAGTACGCTCTGGCGACGGTCAATCTTCCGGATTCGCTGGCATGCCGCCGCAATTGACGATCGGTGGATTATTATTGATCAGGATCTCGATGAACTTCGACAGCTCTCGCCGCTGGATTCAACGCCTTGGCTGTGGGGACATCTCGATGCATTGGCCGTCTGCTTGAAAATCCGTACTGACGCAGCCCGCGAACGGGCGCTGGCCTATCTGGAGGTACTGCACAAACACAATGACTGGTCGCACGAGGCGATCCAGGTGGCGGTGGAAGAGATCGATTGGATGCTGCAGGAGTCTCGGACTCTGCCGGACTGGTGTCCGTCGCAGTCCGGGCGTCAGACGGCAAACGCGTTCCAGTGGGCCGATTTGACCGGGATCGTCACGGCAGATGAAATGGATTCGGCCGGTCTGAGATTGAAGCTGGAACCGCTGCTGGCCGATTGGGTTCGCAATCCGGCAGGCGGACTGAGGGATCTGGACTCGCTGTACCAGTCCTTCCCGGCGCACGCAGTTCGATTGAATCAGTTCGTCGGCGAATTGCTCTTTGAAGGTTCGACGGTTCGCTCGACGCTGAGTGGCGGCAACTTACGTCAGGCGGTGCTGGAAGACCTGTTTCACGAACGCCGGCTGCGGCGGCCCACTTTTCAATTGAACGCCGCCGACTTTCGATCGGGCGTCCTGCTGTTCTGCGTCGAAGAACGGGTGGACCTGGAGCCGGTGGCGCTGACGCTCCACGAGCTCATGCCGAATCTCCCCTGGGACTGCGAATTTCACCCGCTCAGGCTGGAGGGGGATGATGCGCTGCGAACGGTGATTCGCGGATGTCTGGCGTTGTGGGATGAACCGGCGGTGGGAATGCCTTGA
- the larC gene encoding nickel pincer cofactor biosynthesis protein LarC: MRIAYLDCASGISGDMMVGALIDAGVDVSAIRKVIDSLRLPGVEVEVSDVQRCGFRAVKFDVRHPEQHAHRHLTDIRQILDRSPVMTEDQRELALNIFEAIAQAEGTVHGMDPEKVHFHEVGAIDSIVDIVAAAVGFDLLGVEEILCTSVPTGRGSVNIAHGVCAVPTPGTAELLKGIPLRDVPIEAELTTPTGAAILQVMVDRFVDGLPELTLETVGHGAGTKDFKQQANILRLFIGEKADDPTFDEVVLLETNLDDVSAEIIGYTKRRLLAAGALDVYSTSIQMKKDRPGTMLSVIAEPGDVQELETILFEETETFGIRRIPVRRSKRERTSFTLETDWGDVKGKLGWRPGEAAVFTPEYEDCVKIAKANNVPLREVYRVVEATFLLEAGEDEDEDEEDGEPGHDHDHDHGPDCDHDHDHGHDHDHDHRHDHDH; this comes from the coding sequence GTGAGAATTGCGTATCTCGACTGCGCCAGCGGCATCAGCGGCGACATGATGGTGGGGGCCCTGATCGACGCGGGCGTCGATGTTTCCGCGATCAGGAAGGTCATCGACTCCCTCCGGCTGCCGGGGGTGGAAGTCGAAGTGAGCGACGTGCAGCGGTGCGGCTTCCGGGCGGTGAAGTTCGACGTCCGGCATCCGGAACAGCACGCGCACCGGCATCTGACGGACATCCGCCAGATTCTGGATCGCTCGCCGGTCATGACGGAGGATCAGCGCGAGCTGGCGCTGAACATTTTTGAGGCGATCGCGCAGGCCGAGGGGACCGTGCATGGCATGGACCCGGAGAAGGTCCATTTTCACGAAGTCGGCGCGATCGACTCGATCGTGGACATCGTGGCGGCGGCGGTCGGTTTCGATCTGCTGGGGGTCGAAGAGATCCTGTGTACGTCGGTGCCGACCGGGCGGGGTTCGGTGAACATCGCTCACGGGGTGTGCGCGGTGCCGACGCCGGGGACGGCGGAGCTTTTGAAGGGGATTCCGCTCCGCGACGTGCCGATCGAGGCGGAGCTGACAACGCCGACCGGGGCGGCGATTCTGCAGGTGATGGTCGACCGGTTCGTCGACGGGCTGCCGGAGCTGACGCTGGAGACTGTCGGGCACGGGGCCGGGACGAAGGATTTCAAGCAGCAGGCGAACATTCTGCGGCTGTTCATCGGCGAGAAGGCGGACGACCCGACGTTCGACGAAGTGGTGCTGCTGGAGACGAATCTGGACGACGTCTCGGCGGAGATCATCGGGTATACGAAGCGACGGCTGCTGGCGGCCGGGGCGCTGGATGTCTATTCGACGTCGATTCAGATGAAAAAGGATCGACCGGGGACGATGCTGAGCGTTATCGCCGAGCCGGGGGACGTGCAGGAGCTGGAAACGATTCTGTTCGAAGAGACGGAGACGTTCGGCATCCGGCGGATTCCGGTCCGGCGGTCAAAGCGGGAACGGACGTCGTTCACGCTGGAAACCGACTGGGGGGACGTGAAGGGGAAGCTGGGCTGGCGACCGGGCGAGGCGGCGGTGTTTACTCCCGAGTACGAGGATTGCGTCAAGATCGCGAAGGCCAACAACGTGCCGTTGCGGGAGGTCTACCGCGTGGTGGAAGCGACCTTCCTGCTGGAAGCGGGCGAGGATGAAGACGAGGACGAGGAAGACGGCGAGCCGGGGCATGATCACGACCACGATCATGGGCCGGACTGCGATCATGATCATGATCATGGGCACGATCACGACCATGACCACCGGCATGACCATGATCATTAA
- a CDS encoding DUF1501 domain-containing protein has translation MVGWSLAEQAALAGWRPAHLARRCIFVLMTGGPSQLETFDPKPDAGSHIRGPFRAISTSVPGLQLSETLPLLAQRADRFSLIRTLSHDFAPLHETGLQLLQTGQLARRGQTFPHWSSVVARYGGRSRNQTSSQILPQPLDTADSRADLGQTAGLLGDDYQPLAAATPSNEDRELLRKHYGDTRFGQLLLQARQAVEQGTRCVTVNLFDRRTDDVTWDCHGGEQVGRGTIFDYRDHLCPQFDRALAGLLDDLAERELLQDTLVVATGEFGRTPTINDRKGRDHWPQCWSALLAGGGLTGGAVWGTSDATAATPLDRPVSPAELTATLLHWFGIAGDQLPYGPGENPPPLLATTPLTALWS, from the coding sequence ATGGTCGGCTGGTCGCTCGCTGAGCAGGCGGCCCTCGCCGGCTGGCGGCCCGCCCATCTCGCCCGCCGCTGCATTTTCGTCCTGATGACCGGCGGCCCCAGCCAGCTCGAAACCTTCGATCCCAAACCGGACGCCGGCTCCCACATCCGCGGCCCCTTCCGGGCGATTTCCACCAGCGTTCCGGGACTGCAACTCTCCGAAACGCTCCCGCTCCTCGCCCAGCGGGCCGACCGCTTTTCGCTGATCCGCACACTTTCTCACGACTTCGCACCGCTCCACGAAACCGGCCTCCAGCTCCTCCAGACCGGCCAGCTCGCCCGTCGCGGCCAGACCTTTCCCCACTGGAGCTCCGTCGTCGCCCGTTACGGCGGTCGTTCCAGAAATCAGACCTCCAGCCAAATCCTGCCTCAACCGTTGGATACTGCCGACTCACGCGCCGATCTCGGCCAGACCGCCGGTCTCCTCGGCGACGACTACCAGCCGCTGGCCGCCGCGACCCCCTCCAACGAAGACCGCGAACTCCTCCGTAAGCACTACGGAGACACACGCTTCGGCCAGCTCCTGCTGCAGGCCCGCCAGGCAGTGGAGCAGGGGACACGTTGCGTCACCGTCAACTTGTTCGATCGACGGACCGACGACGTCACCTGGGACTGCCACGGCGGCGAACAGGTCGGCCGCGGCACAATCTTCGACTACCGCGACCACCTCTGCCCGCAGTTCGACCGCGCCCTCGCGGGCCTCCTGGACGACCTTGCCGAGCGCGAACTGCTGCAAGACACCCTGGTCGTCGCCACGGGCGAATTCGGCCGCACGCCGACGATCAACGACCGCAAGGGCCGCGACCACTGGCCGCAGTGCTGGTCCGCTCTCCTGGCCGGCGGCGGACTCACCGGCGGAGCCGTCTGGGGCACCAGCGACGCCACCGCCGCCACACCCCTCGACCGCCCGGTCTCACCCGCCGAGCTCACCGCCACGCTGCTCCACTGGTTCGGCATCGCCGGCGACCAACTCCCCTACGGCCCCGGCGAAAATCCGCCCCCGCTCCTCGCCACAACGCCCCTCACCGCCCTCTGGTCATAA
- a CDS encoding glycerate kinase type-2 family protein, with the protein MTQSALLRDVAEQIWRAGVRAVDSQALVEQAIQCRGDQLVVCGESWSLAGLRRIIVVGGGKAGAGMAAGVEQALGPEVAAEKLTGWVNVPADCVRALDRIHLHPARPAGCNEPRPEGVEGAEQILAMAGDVGPFDLCLVLLSGGGSALLPAPRGIDLPAKLALTRLLSRRGADIHELNTVRQCLSRIKGGGLLRAGGGGPVRTLIISDVIGDPIDIIASGPTSTAPLRPAIAREILQRYAQSADDVPESVWRALDALQAAPPAAIDPKSVRNTIIGNNRSAIDAAAVAAAALGCEVRILATDEAGFASDAGRRLAIAVREIQREIAGTGRRICGLSGGEPVVALTPTELPRSGGRNQELVLAAWEQLAAEGCRGLALLSGGTDGEDGPTDAAGALLDEEIAARITALGLDAGAFLAINNSYEFFARVDGLLKTGPTHTNVMDLRVAVIVDPVAPSATSS; encoded by the coding sequence GTGACGCAATCTGCATTGCTCCGAGACGTCGCTGAACAGATCTGGCGAGCCGGCGTCCGCGCGGTCGACTCGCAGGCTCTGGTCGAGCAGGCGATTCAATGCCGCGGCGATCAACTCGTCGTCTGCGGCGAATCGTGGTCGCTGGCGGGTCTACGCCGGATCATTGTGGTTGGCGGCGGCAAGGCCGGGGCCGGAATGGCGGCCGGCGTCGAGCAGGCGCTCGGACCGGAGGTCGCTGCGGAGAAGTTGACCGGCTGGGTCAATGTTCCGGCAGACTGCGTCCGCGCGCTCGACCGGATTCACCTGCATCCCGCGCGGCCCGCGGGATGCAACGAACCCCGACCGGAGGGGGTGGAAGGGGCGGAGCAGATTCTCGCAATGGCCGGTGACGTCGGTCCGTTCGATCTCTGCCTGGTGCTACTGTCCGGCGGAGGGAGCGCCCTGCTTCCCGCGCCTCGTGGAATCGACCTCCCCGCAAAGCTCGCCCTCACGCGGCTCCTGTCGCGACGCGGCGCCGACATTCACGAACTGAATACCGTTCGCCAGTGCCTGTCGCGGATCAAGGGGGGCGGACTGTTGCGCGCCGGTGGGGGAGGCCCCGTTCGCACGCTGATCATATCGGATGTGATCGGCGATCCGATCGACATCATCGCCTCGGGTCCGACCTCGACGGCCCCGCTCCGCCCGGCCATCGCCCGCGAAATCCTGCAGCGTTATGCTCAGTCCGCCGACGACGTTCCGGAGAGCGTCTGGCGGGCACTCGACGCGTTGCAGGCCGCTCCGCCAGCCGCCATCGATCCGAAGTCCGTCCGGAACACGATCATCGGCAACAATCGCAGCGCCATTGACGCCGCTGCCGTGGCGGCTGCGGCGCTGGGCTGCGAAGTGCGGATTCTCGCCACCGATGAAGCGGGCTTTGCGTCCGACGCGGGTCGGAGGCTGGCGATTGCGGTTCGTGAAATTCAGCGCGAAATTGCCGGGACCGGCCGGCGCATCTGCGGTCTGTCCGGCGGAGAACCGGTCGTGGCACTGACTCCCACCGAACTGCCCCGCTCGGGAGGGCGGAATCAGGAGCTTGTCCTGGCCGCGTGGGAGCAACTGGCTGCCGAAGGTTGCCGTGGTCTGGCCCTGTTGTCGGGGGGGACCGATGGCGAAGACGGTCCGACCGACGCGGCCGGGGCGCTTCTGGACGAAGAAATCGCGGCCCGCATCACGGCGCTCGGGCTCGACGCCGGAGCGTTCCTGGCAATCAACAATTCCTACGAATTCTTCGCGCGCGTCGACGGCCTGCTCAAGACGGGACCGACGCATACCAACGTGATGGACCTTCGCGTGGCAGTCATCGTCGACCCCGTCGCGCCTTCGGCTACATCGTCTTGA
- a CDS encoding HD-GYP domain-containing protein, translating to MAVTAATPRPARSAEEQDFVQLAVSRLQPGAVLTSPIFDARPGRRQFLLAAGQQLTEAQLETLRTRGVSQVLVSKSDLRNICPDYGATRDAPPAAEPVEAMPVGWKRTPASFCHEMHPASGLPDRATVTRFQESFADSLNATDRSLERMVQGSTVEPREILRVSVQGLHRLLEDIDLYVTQGIQPVDDHYPTRQSVQTAMLASAMGTVMGLSRPELLDLSLGCLLHDAGLLTLPRAIAHPRAEMTLSEKLDYMKHPLFVANLLESQAQVSQGAKMVAVQIHERLDGSGFPKQQRAPLIHPLARIAGVADAYLSMVSPGPVDPGISPHRAIEQILQETRKGLFDPGASRALLHAVSLFPLGSTVRLQDGRVGRVIRSNRENYTRPVIQVVTRTESGQQSELIDLSQRPEVEIASAGPALKTM from the coding sequence ATGGCGGTTACGGCAGCGACACCTCGCCCGGCACGTTCAGCGGAGGAGCAGGACTTCGTCCAGCTCGCAGTTTCGCGGTTGCAGCCGGGCGCCGTTCTGACCTCGCCGATCTTCGATGCACGGCCCGGCCGGCGGCAGTTTCTGCTCGCGGCAGGTCAACAGTTGACCGAAGCGCAGCTCGAAACGCTGAGGACGCGCGGCGTCAGCCAGGTGCTCGTCAGCAAATCCGACCTGCGGAACATCTGCCCGGATTACGGCGCCACCCGCGACGCCCCGCCAGCCGCGGAACCTGTCGAGGCCATGCCGGTCGGCTGGAAGCGGACGCCAGCCTCGTTCTGCCACGAAATGCATCCAGCCAGCGGTCTCCCAGATCGAGCCACGGTCACGCGGTTTCAGGAGTCGTTTGCCGACTCGCTGAATGCCACGGATCGCTCACTCGAACGGATGGTCCAGGGCTCGACCGTAGAGCCGCGGGAGATCCTGCGAGTTTCCGTGCAAGGGCTGCATCGGCTCCTGGAAGATATTGACCTCTACGTGACACAAGGCATTCAACCGGTCGACGATCACTATCCGACGCGTCAGAGCGTGCAGACGGCGATGCTCGCCAGCGCCATGGGAACCGTCATGGGGCTTTCGCGGCCGGAATTGCTGGACTTGAGTCTCGGCTGTCTGCTGCACGATGCCGGGCTGCTCACTCTGCCGCGCGCGATCGCCCATCCACGCGCGGAGATGACGCTTTCCGAGAAACTCGATTACATGAAGCATCCGCTCTTCGTGGCGAATCTCCTCGAAAGTCAGGCTCAGGTCTCGCAGGGGGCCAAAATGGTCGCCGTGCAGATCCACGAGCGTCTCGACGGCAGCGGTTTCCCGAAGCAGCAGCGGGCGCCGTTGATTCATCCGCTGGCCCGAATCGCCGGCGTGGCCGACGCATATCTTTCGATGGTCTCTCCCGGACCGGTTGACCCCGGCATTTCGCCGCACCGGGCGATCGAGCAGATTCTGCAGGAGACCCGGAAGGGGCTCTTCGATCCAGGCGCCTCGCGGGCGCTGCTGCATGCCGTGTCGCTGTTTCCGCTCGGTTCGACGGTTCGCCTGCAGGATGGCCGCGTCGGCCGCGTGATCCGCAGCAATCGCGAAAACTACACTCGCCCCGTGATCCAGGTCGTGACGCGGACCGAAAGCGGCCAGCAGTCTGAGCTGATCGACCTTTCGCAGCGACCGGAGGTGGAAATCGCCTCGGCCGGTCCTGCACTCAAGACGATGTAG
- a CDS encoding DMT family transporter has product MQSPQVTGHRSGVLLVLAAVVLWSGGGLGMKSPAIVAIPLEERGPVLACFRVLFAAFCLLPFVRWRRMRWSWGLAPLLLSFAAMNVTYVSAVTRTTAAAAIFLQCTSTFWVFAFSTLILRERSDRAGIAGLVLALLGISLIVAESWRGEYFLGNLLGLASGVAYAGVVLSLRGLRSEDAAGLVFLAHACSGLLFLPGAAGMASSLMPIQWGWIAALGCLQMALPYFLFARGIRQVTAQDAVLIGLLEPLLNPLLVWLFWGEVVDRATILGGCLILAGLLVRVVYREPAPSQVADAA; this is encoded by the coding sequence GTGCAATCTCCGCAGGTGACCGGCCATCGATCCGGCGTGCTGCTTGTGCTGGCCGCCGTCGTCCTCTGGAGCGGCGGCGGGCTGGGAATGAAGTCGCCGGCCATCGTCGCGATTCCGCTGGAAGAGCGGGGGCCGGTGCTGGCCTGTTTCCGGGTCTTGTTCGCGGCGTTCTGCCTGCTCCCGTTCGTCCGCTGGCGACGGATGCGTTGGAGCTGGGGGCTGGCGCCGCTGCTGCTGTCCTTCGCCGCAATGAATGTGACGTACGTCTCGGCAGTGACCCGGACCACGGCGGCGGCGGCGATTTTCCTGCAGTGTACCAGCACGTTCTGGGTGTTCGCCTTCAGCACGCTGATCCTCCGGGAGCGGAGTGACCGGGCGGGAATTGCGGGACTGGTCCTGGCGTTGCTGGGAATCTCCCTCATCGTGGCCGAGAGCTGGCGGGGGGAATACTTTCTGGGAAATCTGCTGGGGCTGGCAAGCGGCGTCGCGTACGCGGGGGTCGTGCTCTCGCTGCGCGGGCTCCGGTCGGAGGATGCCGCGGGGCTCGTGTTTCTGGCCCATGCCTGCAGCGGGTTGCTCTTCCTGCCGGGCGCCGCCGGGATGGCAAGTTCGCTGATGCCGATCCAGTGGGGCTGGATTGCAGCCCTGGGATGTCTGCAGATGGCGCTGCCATACTTTCTGTTCGCCCGAGGCATCCGCCAGGTGACCGCGCAGGATGCGGTTCTGATCGGACTGCTGGAGCCGCTGCTCAATCCGCTGCTGGTCTGGCTGTTCTGGGGCGAAGTCGTGGACCGGGCGACGATTCTGGGGGGCTGCCTGATCCTGGCCGGCCTGCTGGTACGGGTGGTGTATCGCGAACCGGCGCCGTCGCAGGTCGCAGACGCTGCGTGA
- the hisA gene encoding 1-(5-phosphoribosyl)-5-[(5-phosphoribosylamino)methylideneamino]imidazole-4-carboxamide isomerase: MEILPAIDLRGGCCVRLRQGDYAQETVFGDDPAAMAKRWTNEGATRLHLVDLDGAKAGRPVNVDALRAIARTVSIPCEIGGGIRDDESLKLILEEIGLDRAIVGTAALKQPDWFRAAVERYPGRVALGLDARNGMVATAGWLDVSQTPAEELALQFRGLPLAAVIYTNIANDGMMQGLDAGTLRDLEHLADRGFPVIASGGVTTLADVQQLLAISRRQPQLVGAIIGRAIYEGVIRVADAVALTHAS; the protein is encoded by the coding sequence ATGGAAATTCTGCCGGCGATCGATCTGCGGGGCGGGTGTTGTGTGCGGCTGCGGCAGGGGGACTACGCCCAGGAAACCGTCTTCGGCGACGACCCCGCGGCGATGGCGAAACGCTGGACCAACGAAGGCGCCACGCGATTGCATCTGGTCGATCTGGACGGCGCCAAGGCCGGCCGACCGGTCAACGTCGACGCGCTCCGGGCCATCGCGCGGACCGTGTCGATTCCGTGTGAAATCGGCGGCGGCATTCGCGACGACGAATCGCTGAAGCTGATTCTCGAGGAGATCGGACTGGACCGGGCGATCGTCGGCACCGCGGCGCTCAAGCAGCCCGACTGGTTCCGGGCGGCGGTCGAACGCTATCCGGGACGGGTGGCGCTGGGGCTGGACGCCCGCAACGGAATGGTCGCGACCGCAGGCTGGCTGGACGTCTCGCAGACCCCGGCCGAAGAGCTGGCGCTGCAGTTCCGCGGCCTGCCGCTGGCCGCCGTGATTTATACGAACATTGCAAACGACGGCATGATGCAGGGGCTGGACGCCGGGACGTTGCGGGACCTGGAACATCTGGCCGATCGGGGTTTCCCGGTGATCGCATCCGGAGGCGTGACGACGCTCGCCGATGTGCAGCAGTTGCTGGCGATCAGTCGGCGGCAGCCGCAGCTCGTGGGGGCGATTATCGGCCGCGCGATTTACGAAGGCGTGATCCGCGTCGCCGACGCCGTGGCCCTGACGCACGCCTCGTAA
- the hisH gene encoding imidazole glycerol phosphate synthase subunit HisH translates to MIRIVDYGMGNLRSVQKAFERLGVAAEIVATPDEIRDAEKLVLPGVGAFRDAIHELDRLGLSEPIRAHIQADKSFLGICLGLQLLFDVSFEDGEWRGLGVIPGKVVRFPALPDLKVPHMGWNSLEPVGRQPLLEGIPAGASVYFVHSYHVVPDDESVIAARTDYGIPFVSMVARGRMFATQFHPEKSQKVGLKLLENFARL, encoded by the coding sequence ATGATTCGGATAGTCGACTACGGAATGGGGAACCTCCGCAGCGTGCAGAAGGCCTTCGAACGTCTGGGAGTGGCGGCGGAAATCGTTGCCACGCCCGACGAGATTCGCGATGCGGAAAAGCTGGTGCTGCCGGGCGTGGGAGCGTTCCGCGATGCGATCCACGAACTGGACCGCCTCGGGTTGTCCGAGCCGATTCGCGCGCACATTCAGGCGGACAAGTCGTTTCTGGGAATCTGCCTGGGACTCCAACTCCTGTTCGACGTCAGCTTCGAGGATGGAGAGTGGCGCGGGCTCGGAGTGATTCCAGGAAAGGTCGTCCGGTTTCCGGCTCTGCCCGATTTGAAAGTGCCGCACATGGGGTGGAATTCGCTGGAGCCGGTAGGGCGGCAGCCGTTGCTGGAGGGAATTCCCGCGGGGGCGTCCGTCTACTTTGTCCACAGCTATCACGTGGTGCCGGACGATGAGTCGGTCATCGCAGCCAGGACGGACTATGGAATCCCGTTCGTCTCGATGGTCGCCCGGGGACGGATGTTCGCGACGCAGTTCCATCCGGAAAAGAGCCAGAAAGTCGGGCTCAAACTGCTGGAGAATTTCGCCCGGCTGTGA
- a CDS encoding prepilin peptidase yields the protein MTLAGLPLWIMLLIVFTFGAVIGSFLNVCIYRIPQHERLWDQLRGLNHPPSSCPFCRRRILARDNIPILGWLILGGRCRFCRHHISMRYMLIEAFNGLLLAGLYAAIVPGGYSATAEQSCLWWTHSPLQVYAGNLGAQSWLLNAQFFYYAVLVEALLVATFIDFDLRIIPDGVTLPAMLVGVLGAVTIGHLTLVPVWFTDPSMARLLQSALPTGVQGWISSEAVPAWIARWPHWHGLAASLAGIVVGGGVVWIVRAVGAWVLRQEAMGFGDVILMAMIGSFLGWQATIVVFFIAPLFAILAVAVTLLWRREREIPYGPYLSLAAVTLLFGWQWLWPAAERFFALGWLFPILALIMVGLLVVSLWMVQGLKWLVGIPLYPPEPEGEWTSADQLAFYAGKDVSPGHRVLRPAAWPGVAAGQGRSHVQQWQGIGPGSAGFRWKR from the coding sequence ATGACGCTGGCCGGTCTGCCGCTCTGGATCATGCTGCTGATCGTCTTTACGTTTGGCGCCGTGATCGGCAGCTTTCTGAATGTGTGTATCTATCGGATTCCGCAACACGAACGGCTGTGGGACCAGTTGCGGGGTCTCAATCACCCCCCGTCGTCGTGTCCGTTCTGCCGGCGCAGAATTCTGGCCCGCGATAACATTCCGATCCTCGGCTGGCTGATCCTCGGCGGCCGCTGCCGGTTCTGCCGCCATCACATTTCGATGCGGTACATGCTGATCGAAGCCTTCAACGGTCTGCTGCTGGCAGGGCTGTATGCGGCGATCGTTCCTGGCGGGTACAGCGCGACGGCCGAGCAGAGCTGTCTGTGGTGGACTCACAGTCCGCTGCAGGTCTACGCCGGCAATCTCGGAGCCCAATCCTGGCTGCTGAACGCCCAGTTTTTCTATTACGCGGTGCTGGTCGAGGCTCTGCTGGTCGCGACATTCATCGACTTCGACCTGCGGATCATTCCGGACGGCGTGACTCTGCCGGCGATGCTGGTCGGCGTGCTGGGAGCCGTGACGATCGGGCACCTGACGCTGGTGCCCGTCTGGTTCACCGATCCAAGCATGGCCCGACTGCTGCAGTCGGCGCTGCCGACGGGCGTGCAGGGATGGATTTCCAGCGAGGCGGTTCCGGCGTGGATTGCCCGGTGGCCGCATTGGCACGGGCTGGCAGCCAGTCTGGCGGGGATTGTGGTCGGCGGCGGTGTGGTGTGGATCGTCCGGGCGGTGGGGGCCTGGGTGCTGCGGCAGGAGGCGATGGGCTTCGGCGACGTGATCCTGATGGCCATGATCGGGAGCTTTCTGGGCTGGCAGGCGACGATCGTGGTGTTCTTCATTGCGCCGTTGTTTGCGATCCTCGCCGTCGCGGTGACGTTGCTCTGGAGGCGCGAGCGGGAGATTCCCTACGGCCCCTATCTGAGTCTGGCGGCAGTGACGCTGCTGTTCGGGTGGCAGTGGCTCTGGCCGGCGGCGGAGCGGTTCTTTGCGCTCGGCTGGCTGTTTCCGATCCTGGCGCTGATCATGGTGGGGCTGCTCGTGGTTTCTTTGTGGATGGTGCAGGGCCTCAAGTGGCTCGTCGGGATTCCGCTGTATCCCCCGGAACCGGAGGGGGAGTGGACTTCGGCCGATCAGCTCGCGTTCTATGCAGGGAAAGACGTTTCGCCCGGTCACCGGGTCCTGCGGCCGGCCGCGTGGCCGGGTGTCGCGGCGGGGCAGGGGCGATCTCATGTGCAGCAGTGGCAGGGGATCGGACCGGGAAGCGCGGGATTCCGCTGGAAACGCTGA
- a CDS encoding shikimate kinase gives MVITLIGYRGCGKSSVAPRLAQKLGWSWVDADVELEERTGRSIREIFATDGEPEFRRLERETLVDLLKRDRLVLAAGGGAVLNPETRADFAAAGPVVWLRASVETIAKRILRHSPASQRRPDLTARGGVEEIEELLAVRTPLYAECSTITVDTCDRPLHETVTAILRQLPADVAGVRP, from the coding sequence ATGGTCATCACCCTCATCGGTTATCGCGGTTGCGGAAAGAGCTCCGTGGCGCCGCGACTGGCTCAGAAACTGGGCTGGAGCTGGGTGGACGCCGACGTCGAGCTCGAAGAGCGGACCGGGAGATCGATCCGGGAGATTTTTGCCACCGACGGTGAGCCGGAGTTCCGCCGGCTGGAGCGGGAAACTCTGGTCGACCTGCTGAAACGGGACCGGCTCGTGCTGGCCGCCGGGGGGGGGGCGGTGCTGAATCCGGAGACGCGAGCCGATTTCGCGGCGGCCGGCCCCGTCGTGTGGCTGCGAGCCAGCGTCGAAACGATCGCGAAACGCATCCTGCGCCACTCCCCCGCCTCGCAGCGACGCCCCGATCTGACCGCCAGAGGGGGCGTCGAGGAGATCGAGGAGTTGCTCGCGGTACGGACGCCGCTGTACGCGGAGTGTTCGACGATCACCGTCGATACCTGCGACCGGCCGCTCCACGAGACGGTCACGGCGATCCTCCGACAGTTGCCGGCGGATGTGGCGGGAGTGCGGCCGTGA